Genomic window (Centroberyx gerrardi isolate f3 chromosome 9, fCenGer3.hap1.cur.20231027, whole genome shotgun sequence):
GGAGCCATCACTAACACAAAGATCCAGTACCGTATGTCCACTGCAGACATGCCAACTGACTTGACGAAGGCATGCTGAGCTGGACGAAGGGAATGAGGGCAATTTTGGTGGGGGCAATCTTGACCTTGGCATTTAAAGACCCCAACTTGTACAATCATCCAAAATTGTAGTGCCACACTGTGTTCATTAGATAAGACAAATTAATTGGCAGTGTACGCCATTCTAAACGGGTTTCCACTACATGTGAACGTAGAGCCACATATGGCATCTTAGTCACTTTATTGTTTCTATATAGATATGAATATATAGTTATGTTGGGAGTGTTTCTAAGCTTTGAAGGTACGTATATAAAGCTTTATTTTGTTGAGAAGGATGGAATGTAAACAATCCTTTTTTTGAAAATACAGTATTTTATATCAAAGAACTTACTTTTCTGAAAGTATTGAAATTTTGATTGACGGGTGGTACATATATTTTAAGATAATGGAATTTCCGGCTGTATAAAGAGTTGTCTATACATTTTTATCTAGATGTACGTACATGTTACACCATGTGAAGTTGCCATATTCATGTGAATGGaaaaaaagtaaacatttgACATTGTAATTGGATTTAGTCTAAAACATATCAAGATGATTGCTGCTCTTTGATGAGGATGTGCATGAGGCATTGCTACCGTTGCCAATTGTCAACATACATGAAGTGGGCAACTGCATAAATATTGTGACATATTGTGTAATTATATCCATGGGATTGCTCTCTGCTGGCGGAGCCAATCTACAACTTAAGTGTTGAAATATGCATTTCAAGGTACTGCTTTGTTATGACCAAGAAAATATTTTgcttcaaatgtatttgtatagatgtgatttttgtttttttttgttaatttgttttcataagTGAAGGTTTACAGTTTTGGTCATTGTTCTAGAACCTACAGTAAAGTTGTGTAAGTGTCAAGATTTTGTTTGTACATACACTGTGTATTCAATGTGCCTTTATCTATGGTGACTGAATTCTTCTCCATTCAGCCCAGCTCTATTAAGGTACAACTCAAGGACGCCACTTGTCCTagattcctgtgtgtgtgtgtgtgtgtgtgtgtgtgtgtgtatgtgtgtgtgtgtgtgtgtgtgggcgagcgagcatgtgtgtgtgtgcgtgtatatatttttaaaggCTTGTCACCAACCTTAAAACATGCAAATTCATCATTGCTTGAGCTGTAAATCTTCAGGACTTGTTTTTGGATTGGGCTTTTTTTAACTGCATTAAAATTATTGTACAATGTTATAGATGTatgaatgtaaaataaaggTATTGGATTTCTATGTATTAACACCAGAGTCAAGTGTTTACTTTTGAATGGACTTTTTGTGGACTTGTCAAATGAGTAGCATGATGGATATAATTCATACCGGCAGACAgctttataattttattttaataatatgAAGCAGAATAGACTGCTACAGAAAACTAGTGGGCATCACTGAATAACTTAAAAATAACCAACCACAAGAGGGTCTCTCAATATCACAAAGCCTGTTTGAGTAGCAGGCAATTTCAGCCTTTGCAGACTCCAGGGTTACTTTTGGTAAAATCAAACTATATCTGCAAAACACACTTTACTAGATTGTAGCTACTGGGTCTGTGTTTCATGACagctgataaaaaaaagagatggtcaggaaaataataataaaaaaaaggtttccCCTGATGTTGACCACAACAGAAACTCTGGAAATATTGCAACTCTCCACCTAGAACAcagcaaaatgcaaatgtatggCGTTACTTATGTTTACCTTCTTTAAAATGATATATTGAAATAACACAAGATTTGTTATTCCTCACTATGCACATGCAGATGTTTTGAAAAATGACTCAACAGATCAAATACAGCACTGTGAGGGAGATTAACTACCCAGTCACTTAATTTTCTACTTCACCATTTACACTAGGGGAAAATGTGGCTTTCCTTATCTGGCTCGATAAAGAGCTCTTGCCAACAAAGGATATTTTCATTGTGTAAACAGGAAGACTTTGTTTACAGGTCCAGATTGATTCCTCTGGAGGTAGAAGGCAGGAACTACATTCAGAGCCACATTCTGCCTGTTCATGCTAAACCTGTCTTCAGTCAGATCACTAAGAAAGATGCTGTAGGCCTGTCTGGATGACGATGATGTACTTCATATTGATTTATGTTCCCCAACAGACCAGTAGTAAGGATGAAAATGATTGATGAGTTATAACTGTACCAGTAACTGttaacatacaaacaaaaaaaatgagggCGATAGAAAATCAACTTTGTTTCCATCCTCTCATTCAAAGACATTTGAGTAATGCAAAAATCCTGTTCCCACTGACAACTTGACAACTAGCTTTAGATTTTACATACTGTTTTGGCTATAAAGCAATCTACAGTCCAGTCTGTACTTGATCCCATAGGCTGTTGCAGCAGTAAATAGTGATAGgttacagcagagaaaaatatagTATAAATAAGAATGGAGTAAATGAGGGATATTAAACATAATTAAACAGTCAATACAACACTAGGACATATTTAGAACTACAATAAGGAAAAGTATGAAATATATTAATAACAGCGTGTAAGGTGtgaaaaatagcagcagtagagcACACTGAGACAAAGACATGAATGATAAATatgtatattaaaatatacaaaaataagtttgaaaatgaatgaaaaaatataaaaaatgtcaaGATGTATGCAATACGTAACAAATGAGAACAATATGAGAAGACAAACgttaatttacagtatatagtggatgtgcaaaatgtgcatgtgtgtactgtactggTTCACCTATGTAGACCAGATAATAAGGTGGTTCCACCTAAAGGTTGGATCAAACTCTACTAGTATTAAGTTCCACAACCCATCTAGAAGACTCATGATAGTGTGTTCCTTAGAGATGCTGTCAAGTCTTTACCACAATCTCTTATATTTGAAGCCATCTGAATAATCTGATTATCTGGATGAAATGAGGGTGAAGGATTTTATAGTCTTTAATTTCCCATAAATGCAATAATTTACAAAATAATAGTCGCTTCCACGATCACAGGTGATGGTAATAAAGTTTAATCAATTTATCTCGTTGGAACAAAGACAAGCCCAAAAACTCAATGTCCATAATTTCAAAACCTCCCAcgaaaacatttccataagaaAAATCACAATACCTTgaacacattttttgttttatttcgtaataaaaataaaaaataaaaaaaattaaatcaccCAAAAGCCATAATTGGTTTACAACATAAGCAGTGCTTGTTATACgtaacattaacattacaaCAGATCTTTACATCAACTGGGCTCTGTGGACTCAGAACTGTAATAGGTTGTGTCATTTTATCAAAGTTTtttaacaaaaccaaaaaagtaTCAAGTTTACGGGGACCCAAATATGGCTTGCGAGGTAGATAACATTCCCAGCAATTAATATTTTGCAAAACAGAGATCAGTAATGCCAGGAATGCATTTGAAATCTCATCTTCAAAGAGTGTGGGACAACGAGCAATATTGCTTAAAGACAAGATTTGCTGGAACTTCAGATGCTCATCTGGTTCAAATTAACCGAACACAAAACTTCAGATACAAGACTTCACCACCCCTATACCCCAgaccccccccatcccctccctcAGACTAAGTCCCATCCTGTGGGTGAATCACTGCTTCTGCTGCATCGCTTCTTTCCGTGCAGCATCTTGCAGCAGCTGAGTGTCGACTTCGTCTGCAGGCAGCTGAACGTACCGGACCACCGACCCACGGATGAAACAGTTTTTCACAGACAGCTGGAGaaaagttaaacaaaaacacaatggacTTTCAAGACAATTATCATTCAATGTTAAATAGTATCCAAACAAAAGCCTGCAATGCAAATGACAAAGTCTTACAAGCACTTGTTAAGCATCCAGATCTATTGCTCAAGCCCAAATACCTGATAATAAACAGTATTATTGATGTACAACACTTGTAAATATAGGCTACCGAATGTGAGGAGACAGATGAACTTACCATATGTGGATATTTCTCTGGATCTGTGACACTGATGTCTGTAAGTTTGATGTTCAAGTACTGAAacacacaagaagaagaacacaGTGATGACAAAAGTATGACACCATcttttacaaaatgtaaaactgaaTGGATTTGTTCCACAAAAGTAAATCAAGTCTGTCAGATGAATTCCTACCTGATCAACAGAATGAAGTGTTCCACAGATGCTGAAAAAGAGGTTGCAGGAGAAAAGCAAAGTTTGAAATTTGTAATCATTCCAGGCATGTCAGGGAAGAGTTTTGGGACATggaaaactaataataataaccctaTATACAAACAGACTCTCTCTTTAAAAATGGCTTATTTAAAAATTGCATGAATATGTAACATGAATTTTTGAGCCCCATCAACAGCAAATTTGCCCACAGCTACTGAAAATAATGGAGACTACAGACAGAATCAGCATCAGGGAACTAAGCGGCAACATCACAAAACAAACCTCAAGTCATTTTTGAGCTCCACGACCACATCCTTCCCCACCAACGACTTGAAAAACGAGTAGAAAAGCTGGAAAACAAAAGCCCGATGTTAGCTAGACAACGAGGAATCGTAAGCTACATATTGGGGTAAGTAAGCAAAGCACGGCTGTCGACATCGTAACGTAACGGCTCGGTAAATGTGGAGTGTGATACACAGTTGGCTAAATAACATGGAGGCGATAGTGAATTGCCGCAAACCCTACGTGAGTAATTCAATGTATCATCGTATCTTACAGCAGAACATTTGTtgtaatgtgaaaaacaaattgatACATTCAAAGTAATTTCTCACCATTATCGCTGCTGTTCCCTATGGCGCTTCGTCTGAGGTTGATGATGTTTCAGCCTGCGTAATATTCCTGTGACGGACCCTGGACAACAGGGTACAGTTACGCATGCGCTCCACGAGGGGGAGCCAGAGAGCACCTCGAACAGTTTGGAGCCGCCTGGACTATACTCTTCATTTGGTGCTGTAATTTCAGTAAACAAGCGTCACATTTGTTTGTGAGACTGATATTTTGTCCACTGTGTGTCCAAGTGTCCACTAGTCCTCAGTCCTTGCACTTTGCAAAAAGTGGCTGGCGTTGTCAAACAGTGAACCTGAGTAAGTTTTATTGTAACTAAGTGAATGCTGCCGCCATCACGCAAATACCATTAAGAGATATAACACTTCCAACTATTTATTTGTTGATTGAGGGCTCAGGCTTTTTCTTCAACAGGTTTTCAACTGTATGTAAGTAAGTACTGTGGCCATAGAGATCCAGTTTTGGCAGAGTGCCATACTGGTTTCAGCTGGCAGTGACAGCTCCCACAATCTGGACTGGCCTTCTGCAGTGTGTCCCTGACTAAAGTGGTTGTCACTCCCAGTCCTCGCGGCCCGGTcgtctaatcagggactgatttacacctgggattcAAGGTGAGTGCAATGAACTAGCTGTTTGAGAATCACGTGGTTCTCGCAGTGCCGCTGGTGTTCTATCCCACCAGGtattaattgcagttaattgcattcatctggcatcccaggtgtagaatagtccctgattagatggctggGATGAAAAGCAGCAGGGTTCTGGGTCCTCAGGTCCGGCATTAAAACCCACTGAGGCACGCCCTCTGCCCTAAGTGCCTCTTGAGATTCACCAGAACATGTTCAATTTTATTCTCTCCAGGAAGTAAACTGTTTAATATGTACCCAGCAAAACCCAATCAGTTCCTCAGAGCAGGGGGGGAATCACGTGCCATGCAGGGCCGAgaggctgcaggttttcagtccaaccaaacacaacagcggctgatttcactgatgagttcctcctctctggttgaaggtggaCTGATCAGTGAAATCGTATGTTTAGTTGGGAGTAGTGGTGTAGGACTACAAATGAAGAGGTGAAAAAATTATATCCATTgataaaaaaaaccacacatttTTAAGTACTTGAGTGTATGGCAAGTTCATTTTAGAGGTCTTTGTCAAAGTTCACATCATCAACCAACATCTCATCTGTGATACCAAAGGGCAGCTGTCCCAGGAAGCAACAACagactgtcatttttttttttacacatatcTGGCTTGACCGAAAAAATGCAGGGGAATTAAATTATTGATCAGTAAATCTGAATAATATCaagtaaaagaaaatgtattcaagaTGTCCCCtttgatttaaatatttatacCAGTTTGGACAAAAGATAAGACTTTCAGTATCTAACTCTTTGCATGCAATTCTTTTAGATAACAGCAGGTGGAAGCAAATGATCTTGTTACAGTACCAAGGTCTCCTTTGCAGACCTAGAAAAACATTTACAGTTTAGCAGGCCTATAAGCTAATGGCTTTAATTATGACATAGAGGCTGCTGggaaacacaaaataacaatGAAGCCTAATTAAGCCTTGACTTTTTAATTTATTGGAGCAATTAATATACATCTTCAAGGCAGACATCCAAACTTCTGTGCAAGAAAATACTGGGTGGTATTCATCCGTTAGCTAATAGTGTAAGACCCTTCATGTAACGTAACAGAAGTGTTTGCAAGGCAAGCAGAATTCTCCAACCTATTTTTCACGCGCGTTTAatagagctgcagtctgtttgtATCTTTAATATGCATGTCATATTAATGCAAATTAATCAGTGAGGCAGTTCCAAGGGGGGCGATGACTGGCCAAAAACTACCGGAGCCTTTATTCAATGTATTTTACACTTCTCAAAATGCAGGAAGCTGCTCAGCCGGTGCTGAACCCCACAGCAGGACCTCACTTCACAGAACGTCCCATCTTCGACGCTTGAGTCTCAGGATGCACTGAAGGAAAACAAGGTCAAAGAGTTTTCAACATTAGGTAAAGATAACATGACTaatattctatctatctatctatctatctatctatctatctatctatctatctatctatctatctatctatctatctatctacctacctacctatctatctatctatctatctatctatctatctatctatctatctatctgtctttctgtccatctatACCAAGTTTGCCTTACTGTCTTTGGGCTGCGGCTGGCCGGGCCTCGCTGGTTGCCGGTTTTTGCTGGGGAGTTCGGAGCTGTCTCTGTAGTCTCGGGGTTTAGCTTGCTGGGGCTCCGGCAGGCCGGGCCGGGACTTGACAGGCAGAGGGGGCCGGTTGTTTGCCATGCCCCCTTCTGAGCGTGAGGGCACCACTGGTTTCTTGAACGTGGTAGGGTGCAGGGTGGGGGGGCCCGAAGGCTGAGGTTTGGTCTCGGAGCAGGTGAAGGATCGGTTGCGAGGGGTGGGCACAGGGGGGCGATCGGGATCCCCGTCCGCCGGTTTGGAGGATCCAAACATGGCATCTGGGGGTGCAAGGTGGTCCTTCTGCTGAGGTTCTTGCTCCTTGCCCCGAGTGTGTGATTTCCCCATTGCACCGTACAGAGGATTGTCAAACATCTCTGATGGCTTTTCATCCTCACCGCTAGGAGACACAGAGTTAGGTAATAAAGATTCAGTTTCACACAGGCCTTTCTGTTGAATCATATTAGCTGATATCTTATGTAAgagttaaaaatgaaatgttgtaTCTTATCCAAAACAGACACTTACAAAAGACCTGGTGCTTTCCCCGTGGGACTGCGTGTGGTCGCATCGTAACTCTTTTTGGGAGGGATGTTGCCCAGGTGCAAGTCCTTACTCACTTGCCCAGCCGTTCCTTTTGGTGGCATGCTGTAACTCCAGCCCTTATCTATTGCACTCCCAGTTTTGAAGATCACTCCCATGTAATTGGGGTTAGTAATATCAATTGCGTGGGGAAGGGCAAATCTGTcaaccagaaaaaaagaaatcaaacacTGAGGTCATGTGATATTGTGAAGTAACCACAAGATAAAAGAAATATCTTACTTGCTCAGGTTGTCACTTCTGCATTTTGAGGTGGCAGGATCATCCTTTTCAACTTTGATGAAATCTGAATAAACAGAATAGACAGAATAAAATAGCAATTGATactaaaataaaagcatgaatttatGAGAAAGAATAAACTGAAAATAGCATAATAGCTATGTTTTGCAAATTTTCAGGTCAGTATCCAAATGTTTTACAGTAGATTATAGCGTACTGTTTAGGACAGAAAGCGATCTAACAGATTTTCAGACTCACCATATAGCTTTTCTGTCTGCTTGCCCTCTGAGGTGCGTAGCTGGATGCCCCCTGTCAAGGTGCCTGTCCTCTCTCCATGGTGAGTCAGCGTGACGTGAAACTCGGTGTAGCAGTACTCAGCGGCCCGCAGCGCAACACAGCCCTCTCCTGCGGGAACAGCACAACAGCAAGAGAATATTTAAAGTCTCGCTCAGCTCACTGGGTCTGTATTACCGTATGGAGGTTTATTACCGTAAGACTCGTCGCAGTCTGTTGACTTGACACAGATGAGGATGTGCTGATCCAAAAGGTACTCTGGGTCTGAGATGATGGGAATGAGCTTgaagagagataaaagacaaaGACGATAAATACTGATTTTCATGCACCACAACAATCAACTTGCATACTGAAAACTGCGTCCTCATTTTACCTCAACTTGAGCGCCAAACCGGACTTTTATTGACCCATCTGAGTGCTCCGtgttctctccctctgaagTCTTCACAATTTCTGTGGACATTTAGAGTCATGCTTGTAGTTTTTCTATAACTGCCCATATTAAGGCCATTGTAATAGAATCCAACATGATATAGTCAATCAAACAGAGTGCAACATACTCTCCAAGCAGCTGGAATGGTATTCAATGAAGAATTTTGTCTTCGATTTTGTCAATAAGGTGGCAACACAGTTCATGAACTGTATCCCACCTTGAGACACATTGTTTggatctggaaaaaaaacaaacagaaattattACATCATACTGCAGATATTGGAGCAAAGACGTTTGTAGAACACATAAACTCATCTGCAGCGGGACATAGAGGGTGAAAGTACCGTTCTTGGAGACAAACTGCGAGGCCACTCCGACTTCAAATGTTGCGAAAACTGGTGAGTGGTCACTTGTCATGATGTCATTAGAGCACCCTGCAAGTCGAAAAGTTTGCCCAAATGATTGTGCTTCACCAAATGTCATCAAAACATGCAACAACATTGTCCATTGAATGTTACCTACCATACGACTGGCAGACAACATGAACCAGAGGGTATGACTTCCGCAGGACGCGATCACACCAGGAGGGAAGATTGTATTTTGTCTGCAGAGTAGAATTCATTGAAAAGTAAGAACCTTCAAGAAAAGCTTAAAAATCAGGCCCTACAGAGACAATTTCAGCAATGCCACCAAGCCTAGTAGTGCTGAAGTTGGTGCTATTCTAACTGCTAGATGGTCAGATGTTTAGTCTTCATTCAAACTATACAAATGCAAAAGTATCTCCCATAGGAAGCCTCGCTTTGGCCTTCCTACAGgggaaaatgttattttgtaattttaaaaaaagtatgAATTCATGCcaaatatgaacaaattcattcAGGATGTAATGTCTGGAGCTGTTCCATAAAGAATGAATTGGGGACAAATGGtaaaagtgagtgtgtgagcaccCAGGCAGAACATTTATTGGTTCAGAACCACAGAAAAAAGCTCATTAAGATataaaaaactcaaaaaacaTTCTGTGCGTTCACAAAATGAGACTCCCATTCATTGTTACTTCATAACAATAAGTATAAGCTCTGTTTCTGTAGCAGTTGTCAAAAACAGCGTTGCAAAGCATATAACTTTAAGTATCAGTAAAGCACCTAAAATCTTTTGGAAAGTTGAAGGAGACATGTctgttttaacattttatttgatccctcatttattttttagtttgcTGTTTGTGAATAGCACAATGTGTGAGAGGAAGAATGACTTGATCACTAAAGATACACGTGACTAACTAATACTGTGCTAGAGttaatttcatttttggttGAAACGGGATCAAACATGCTTGCTGGTCTGGATCAGCTCCAGATAGTTCATTTCTTGAGGCTCTCCACAGCACAAAGCTAGGAAACTTGTTGAAATTACCCCGGTGCCTGTAGATGAGTTATATTATGAATTTGCCATGAGCCACAACATACCTTCACACTGATGTTCTGACCTAGATGGCTTAAAGCAAAAGCATGTTCTGGGTCACTGGAGATTCGTGTTCAAAGCGAACATGGCCTCCGATTCAGTGAATACTTAAGTTGTGGACGTCTTTACTGTTTCTGCACTGTGGGGCGTGACTATggccagagagggagaagacatCTGACAAAACACAAGCCTACCCCTGTGGCTTTGGCCTTTGTGTAGGCATACTTCTCTCGTGTGTCTCTTTCAAAACGATACGTGGGTGCAAAAGTGATATCCTCTTCATCTACAGTCAAAGGAAATAAACAAGACAagcatttttcaacattttgatGTATGCTGACAACTGATGAATGCAACAGAGAATGTAGGGCACAGAGTAAATGTCAGTCACACAAAGGGAAGCACACCTATGCCTAAATGGTGGATATGCGGAAggattatctgtgtgtgttcatggctCACCGAAATGCAAGAAGACCTTTCCCTCGTCCCTCTCCATGTTGAGCTGGTCTTTACTGAGGAGTTCCTGgtactgctgctgtttgatCTTTGTCACAATGTGCTCAGCTTCCTGTAAGGAGAAACAATGCAAAGTAGTGACTCTTCCTGCCTCACAATGTTAGCAGTTGCTGTATTTAACTGCTGACAAGCAGCACGCTCTTTTATGCACCAGTGGTCCATATTCTTTGTATTGTTTTGCATGATCTCTAATTTCTGAGTAATGCACTGAACTCAGTGTAGAGACATCTGTCCCATAAGGCAACATTTTAATAGAAATCTGGttaatacacataaaacaacagcTGCATGAATACTGATTTATACCTTGTGTCATCTATCATGCAGTGTCTAATATCTGTGTCATTTGTAACAGTAATAAAACTGCCAAGTCAGTTGGCAagaatttcaaaataaaggttaGGATTGTATGACATAGGTATTACATAAACACCATATAAAAGCTGACACAAGGTATAATCTTTATTCATAAATATGCATGTTGTTATTAAGAAGcttcatttaaatgttttatctgTGTTATTAACTGGGTTCCAAGTATGGCGTTACATCATAttgtctgttttcttctttgctGTCATTCGTTTATATTTTCTGTGATCTGTCTATATTGTTGACAACTTACCGTTGAAGCAAATTCAATCCGATAGTTCAAATCACCAAGCCAGAAGAGGTGGGTGAATTGATGCGTAATGTCAAAAGGATTCAGTTTCTTGTCGCCCAGATTCAGGAATCGCAGAATGTTGACATAGTTCTGATTGcgtctgcagagagagacgagagaagtTATTGTTCACACAGATGATAAAATGTGGTTTCAGGAATAAtgctgctttctgtttttattgctaCTTTGGAACACATTTGATTTGGGCTTATTACACTTTGGGTTCTACTCCATATATTtaataatgtcacttcaaactttgttgttgttgttaaaaatATAATCTACTGCTCACCTGAGCTTCTTCTCGCTCCCTGAGGTCAGGTGACTGTTGACAAAGCCAAAGGATGTACGATTGAACATGAAGGACACTCCCACTGCTCCCTTGTTTCCTACAAAACAACCAGAGCGGTGAGTTCTGATGGGTATTTATTCATCTATTCTTTCATGTCACTGAAATGGCACGGGGAGAAGTGGAATAACTTACCCAGTGTATTGGCGATCCCGGTCTTAACACTGTCTGAGAAAATGTGGGAGATTCTGTTTTCGTGCTCTGGCTTTGCTAGCACCACAATCCGGATGTTCCAGAGAGTGTGGATCGCCACCTGAATGTCAGAAGATGTATATTACGCATCATGGCACTGGACCCGCTTTCAGTTGTATTTTGGCGTTTCTGACACAGTCACTCACTGCTTTGAAGCTGATATTTGTGATGTTCCTCAAGACATTTTTCAGCATGTCCCCCCACTCCTTCTCTCCCAACGCATCCTCTTGAGTCCCAATTACATAAATATCATGCGGGATATGGTCAGCGGTGTCGTCACGCGTCTTCCCTTGGCCCTTACACTGAAACCAGGACTTGATGTTGTGGGGAGGACTGGCATTCCCTGTGGGTTTACGAAGCGATTCTCAACTTTGGAATGAACTCTGATACTGAAGTATTATGTTGATTTGTCATCTATGAGTACAAAACAAAGTCAAACATCTAGGTTTAATATGTAAAAATTGTTACCCATGTTCCAGGTGCCGACAAACACTGTGATCATGTCTGGCTCA
Coding sequences:
- the inpp5d gene encoding phosphatidylinositol 3,4,5-trisphosphate 5-phosphatase 1, giving the protein MPSYQPWYHGNITRSKAEDLLSKAARDGSFLLRGSESIQGAYALCVLYQNCVYTYRILPNEEKKLSVQASEGVPIRFFSVLSELVDAYYSPNMGLVTHLQFPVQKEEEVEDEPEPNNHPPQLPPRNFTASDGKDGDSKSSEQACMSLSETYLQRLQNVDMSGVPEEHQKAIQEYFRTSITLDADQVQNGNPNLPSLKKLTMTICKNLNSEISRTLPTLEAFQKLLDQQLSPGIGRYRSQISADSGQSISFRLEQLTKLLYSVEEKAKTAVFESVGYDGGHRRSLIPPVTFEVKTESLGISTKSFLKVDVESGKVYFKKSKDGPEDKYFVHNKILQLVKSQKMHVKLVIVVETEKEKVLRKEFVFDDTKKREGFCQLLQQMKNKHSGKPEPDMITVFVGTWNMGNASPPHNIKSWFQCKGQGKTRDDTADHIPHDIYVIGTQEDALGEKEWGDMLKNVLRNITNISFKAVAIHTLWNIRIVVLAKPEHENRISHIFSDSVKTGIANTLGNKGAVGVSFMFNRTSFGFVNSHLTSGSEKKLRRNQNYVNILRFLNLGDKKLNPFDITHQFTHLFWLGDLNYRIEFASTEAEHIVTKIKQQQYQELLSKDQLNMERDEGKVFLHFDEEDITFAPTYRFERDTREKYAYTKAKATGTKYNLPSWCDRVLRKSYPLVHVVCQSYGCSNDIMTSDHSPVFATFEVGVASQFVSKNDPNNVSQGGIQFMNCVATLLTKSKTKFFIEYHSSCLEKIVKTSEGENTEHSDGSIKVRFGAQVELIPIISDPEYLLDQHILICVKSTDCDESYGEGCVALRAAEYCYTEFHVTLTHHGERTGTLTGGIQLRTSEGKQTEKLYDFIKVEKDDPATSKCRSDNLSKFALPHAIDITNPNYMGVIFKTGSAIDKGWSYSMPPKGTAGQVSKDLHLGNIPPKKSYDATTRSPTGKAPGLFGEDEKPSEMFDNPLYGAMGKSHTRGKEQEPQQKDHLAPPDAMFGSSKPADGDPDRPPVPTPRNRSFTCSETKPQPSGPPTLHPTTFKKPVVPSRSEGGMANNRPPLPVKSRPGLPEPQQAKPRDYRDSSELPSKNRQPARPGQPQPKDMHPETQASKMGRSVK
- the smx5 gene encoding smx5, with the translated sequence MLFYSFFKSLVGKDVVVELKNDLSICGTLHSVDQYLNIKLTDISVTDPEKYPHMLSVKNCFIRGSVVRYVQLPADEVDTQLLQDAARKEAMQQKQ